One region of Oceanipulchritudo coccoides genomic DNA includes:
- a CDS encoding glucose-6-phosphate isomerase, producing the protein MSWNTFTENTYVNQELDFSLDYSLMGVEPSWFEKMEPKMQVAFEAMRELEGGAIANPDEGRMVGHYWLRAPHKAPDESIESAIKDCLQSIEAFAGRVHRGEITGAGGAFEHLLVIGIGGSALGPQFVAQALGQPGEDRLKLHFFDNTDPDGMDLTLANLRGQLDRTLAVVISKSGGTPETRNGMLEAVQAFLTEGIEFGTQAVAITGDGSKLDQVAIEEDWLARFPMWDWVGGRTSELAAVGLFPAALQGLDVRTMLSGAAAMDALTIEQETRENPAALLALLWYHATNGKGEKDMVILPYKDRLMLFSKYLQQLIMESLGKEKDLDGNTVYQGIAVYGNKGSTDQHAYVQQLREGVNNFFATFIEVKKDREGASIDVDEGTTSGDYLHAFLLGTRAALAEMGRSSLTISIDEVNARTVGMLIALYERAVGYYASLVNINAYHQPGVEAGKKAAAGFLKLQADLLAFLKDNKGKYFSVPELASTLKAEEQAVTLFKLLEHALLNPAKGIERKLSKKPFDSTYGMS; encoded by the coding sequence ATGAGCTGGAACACATTTACAGAAAACACCTACGTCAATCAGGAGCTGGATTTCAGCCTCGATTACAGTCTCATGGGCGTTGAGCCCAGCTGGTTTGAGAAGATGGAACCCAAAATGCAGGTTGCCTTTGAGGCCATGCGTGAGCTGGAGGGCGGCGCCATTGCCAATCCGGACGAGGGACGAATGGTCGGCCATTACTGGCTACGTGCGCCGCACAAGGCACCTGATGAATCCATAGAGTCAGCCATCAAGGACTGTCTGCAGAGCATTGAGGCCTTCGCTGGCAGGGTCCACCGGGGCGAAATCACGGGTGCCGGGGGTGCGTTTGAACACCTTCTGGTCATCGGTATCGGCGGTTCCGCACTGGGGCCGCAATTCGTCGCCCAGGCACTCGGTCAACCGGGCGAGGATCGCCTCAAGCTGCACTTCTTTGACAATACCGATCCGGATGGAATGGATCTTACGCTCGCAAACCTGCGCGGCCAGCTTGACCGGACGCTCGCCGTCGTCATTTCAAAGTCAGGCGGAACCCCTGAGACGCGCAATGGCATGCTCGAAGCGGTTCAGGCCTTTCTCACGGAAGGAATTGAGTTTGGGACACAGGCAGTCGCCATCACGGGCGACGGCAGCAAGCTCGATCAAGTCGCCATCGAGGAAGACTGGCTGGCCCGATTCCCCATGTGGGACTGGGTCGGTGGCCGGACTTCGGAGCTTGCCGCAGTTGGGCTTTTTCCGGCCGCATTGCAAGGCCTTGATGTGCGCACCATGCTCAGTGGCGCAGCCGCCATGGACGCATTGACGATTGAACAGGAAACCCGCGAAAACCCGGCTGCCCTGCTCGCCTTGCTCTGGTACCACGCGACCAACGGCAAGGGTGAAAAGGATATGGTCATCCTCCCTTACAAGGATCGGCTGATGCTGTTTTCCAAATACCTGCAGCAGCTCATCATGGAATCCCTCGGCAAGGAAAAGGATCTGGATGGCAACACGGTCTATCAGGGAATTGCCGTATACGGGAACAAGGGATCCACCGACCAGCATGCCTACGTCCAGCAGCTCCGCGAGGGGGTGAATAATTTCTTCGCCACGTTTATCGAAGTCAAAAAGGACCGCGAAGGAGCCTCGATTGATGTCGATGAAGGCACCACTTCCGGGGATTACCTGCACGCTTTCCTTCTCGGTACGCGTGCCGCCCTTGCCGAAATGGGACGCAGCTCCCTCACCATCTCCATTGATGAGGTCAATGCCCGTACCGTCGGTATGCTCATCGCCCTCTATGAGCGCGCCGTCGGGTACTACGCTTCCCTCGTCAATATCAATGCCTACCACCAGCCAGGCGTTGAGGCAGGTAAAAAAGCGGCTGCCGGCTTCCTGAAGCTTCAGGCGGATCTGCTCGCCTTCCTCAAGGATAACAAGGGAAAATACTTCTCCGTTCCCGAGCTAGCTTCCACTCTCAAGGCTGAGGAGCAGGCAGTCACCCTCTTCAAGTTGCTCGAGCACGCACTCCTTAATCCCGCCAAGGGAATTGAAAGAAAGCTAAGCAAAAAACCGTTTGACTCGACGTATGGAATGAGCTAA
- the pheA gene encoding prephenate dehydratase yields the protein MDLDALRKEIDSIDQELLERLNKRVQLAQKVGHYKLERGMEVYVPSREEEVFGKLTANNQGPLPAEAVRAIYREIISAAISLEKPLKVAYLGPEATYTHQAALKNFGSSIPFTPMNSVPDVFTSVCRGDADYGVVPVENSTQGTVISTLDMLVESELTIVAQIYLKISHCLISQSPLEKIKSVHSKDNALGQCRQWLARMLPGVELVDSASTAASVEYAAKNPEAAAIASRIAAELYKVPIVEENVMDKTDNVTRFLVIGRTPTPLLGEGRDKTSLAFSLHDEAGSLLKALTPFSSRGINLCKIESRPSRRKAWDYYFYVDIIGHQDEPHVKEALEELEGICPVLKLLGSYPNSGL from the coding sequence ATGGACTTGGACGCACTGAGAAAAGAAATCGATTCGATTGACCAGGAACTGCTGGAGCGGCTCAACAAGCGTGTACAGCTGGCTCAGAAAGTCGGCCATTACAAGCTTGAGCGCGGGATGGAAGTCTACGTGCCCAGCCGCGAGGAGGAGGTCTTCGGCAAACTGACCGCCAACAACCAGGGCCCATTGCCCGCGGAGGCAGTACGCGCCATTTACCGGGAAATAATTTCCGCGGCAATCTCACTGGAGAAGCCGCTCAAGGTGGCCTACCTCGGCCCCGAGGCGACGTACACGCATCAGGCCGCCCTCAAGAATTTTGGTTCCAGCATTCCATTTACGCCGATGAATTCAGTCCCGGATGTTTTCACCTCGGTCTGTCGGGGCGATGCGGATTACGGGGTGGTTCCGGTGGAAAATTCCACCCAGGGAACCGTCATCAGTACGCTCGACATGCTGGTTGAGTCCGAGCTGACCATTGTCGCCCAGATCTACCTGAAGATCTCCCATTGCCTGATCTCCCAGTCACCGCTGGAGAAGATCAAGAGTGTCCATTCGAAGGACAATGCCCTCGGCCAGTGCCGCCAATGGCTGGCCCGGATGCTGCCCGGTGTGGAGCTGGTGGATTCCGCCAGCACGGCCGCCTCGGTGGAGTATGCCGCCAAGAACCCGGAGGCCGCGGCAATTGCCAGCCGGATCGCCGCCGAGCTGTACAAGGTCCCCATCGTCGAGGAAAACGTCATGGACAAGACCGATAACGTGACCCGCTTTCTGGTTATTGGCCGGACACCGACACCGCTGCTGGGCGAGGGTCGCGACAAGACCAGTCTTGCTTTTTCACTCCACGATGAGGCGGGTAGCCTGCTCAAGGCCCTGACTCCCTTCAGCTCACGCGGGATTAATCTCTGCAAGATTGAATCGCGCCCGAGCCGTCGCAAGGCATGGGACTACTATTTCTATGTCGATATCATCGGCCACCAGGACGAACCCCATGTGAAAGAGGCACTGGAGGAACTGGAGGGCATCTGTCCGGTCCTCAAGCTACTCGGCAGTTACCCGAATTCCGGGCTTTAG
- a CDS encoding VF530 family DNA-binding protein: MNEPSDTPVPQQQANNPLHGIKLELIVTDLVDKYGWEELAERIRIRCFQFDPSVKSSLKFLRRTPWAREKVEQLYLDSFNQSNP; the protein is encoded by the coding sequence GTGAATGAGCCGTCCGACACGCCCGTCCCCCAACAACAAGCCAACAATCCCCTCCACGGGATCAAACTTGAGCTGATTGTCACCGACCTTGTCGACAAGTACGGCTGGGAAGAGCTGGCCGAGCGGATCCGGATTCGCTGCTTCCAGTTCGATCCCTCAGTCAAATCCAGCCTCAAGTTCCTTCGGCGAACCCCTTGGGCACGGGAGAAAGTGGAACAACTCTACCTCGACAGTTTCAACCAATCAAATCCATGA
- the ilvD gene encoding dihydroxy-acid dehydratase: MTDSKNRTYSSQVVDGYDRAPSRSMLRAVGFGDEDFQKPQIGIASTWSDLTPCNMHIDDLARHAASGAEAAGAKPVSFGTITVSDGISMGTMGMRYSLVSREVIADSVETVTAAEGFDGLVAIGGCDKNMPGCMIAIARLNRPAVFVYGGTILPGLHKDKPVDIVSVFEAVGKRAQDLIDDKELTEVEKCAIPGPGSCGGMYTANTMASAIEAMGMSLPNSSAQLAISKDKREDCENAGKAVYHMIQAGITPKQIMTRKAFENAITVTIALGGSTNAVLHLLAIAHAVDVELSLDDFSEIGKRVPVLCDLKPSGKYNMSHFSRIGGVTPLMKMLLEKGLLHGDCMTVTGRTMAENLADVPHYDADQDIVMSFENPIKEDSHLRILYGNLAPTGAVAKISGKEGLTFSGKAIIYESEEAAQKGILDKTVQAGHVVVIRNEGPVGGPGMREMLGPTSAIMGRGLGKEVALITDGRFSGGSHGFVIGHITPEAAVGGPIGIIKDGDEITIDANSNEINVILPEGELEKRLEAYKAPGCPEKRGVLAKYAATVASASEGAVTDKYLSK, encoded by the coding sequence ATGACCGATTCAAAAAACCGCACTTATTCTTCCCAGGTTGTTGACGGATACGACCGGGCACCCAGCCGATCAATGCTCCGGGCCGTTGGCTTCGGGGATGAGGATTTCCAAAAGCCACAGATTGGCATTGCCTCCACATGGAGCGACTTGACCCCGTGCAATATGCACATTGATGACCTCGCCCGGCATGCTGCCTCAGGAGCGGAGGCCGCCGGCGCCAAGCCGGTCTCCTTCGGGACAATCACCGTCTCCGACGGGATCAGCATGGGCACGATGGGGATGCGTTACAGCTTGGTCTCACGCGAGGTCATTGCCGACAGCGTGGAAACCGTGACCGCCGCGGAGGGCTTTGACGGGCTCGTTGCCATCGGCGGGTGCGACAAGAACATGCCGGGTTGCATGATTGCCATCGCGCGCTTGAACCGCCCCGCTGTCTTTGTCTATGGCGGGACCATCTTGCCTGGCCTGCACAAGGACAAGCCGGTCGACATTGTCTCGGTCTTTGAAGCGGTCGGTAAGCGCGCACAGGACCTCATTGACGACAAGGAACTGACAGAGGTCGAGAAATGCGCCATTCCGGGTCCGGGCTCGTGCGGTGGCATGTATACGGCCAACACCATGGCCAGCGCAATTGAAGCAATGGGGATGAGTTTGCCCAATTCCAGCGCCCAGTTGGCCATCTCAAAGGACAAGCGGGAAGATTGTGAAAATGCGGGCAAGGCGGTCTACCACATGATCCAGGCTGGCATCACGCCCAAGCAGATCATGACGCGTAAGGCCTTTGAAAATGCCATCACGGTGACAATTGCCCTTGGCGGATCAACGAACGCGGTCCTGCACCTGCTGGCCATTGCCCACGCAGTCGATGTGGAACTCTCCCTCGATGACTTTTCCGAAATCGGGAAGCGGGTCCCTGTCTTGTGTGACCTCAAGCCGTCCGGCAAATACAACATGAGCCACTTCAGCCGGATCGGCGGAGTGACGCCACTCATGAAGATGCTCCTTGAAAAGGGGCTCCTCCACGGGGATTGCATGACGGTCACCGGCAGGACAATGGCCGAGAATCTCGCTGACGTTCCTCACTACGATGCGGATCAGGACATTGTCATGTCCTTCGAAAACCCGATCAAGGAGGACAGCCACCTGCGTATTCTCTACGGCAATCTCGCTCCGACGGGCGCAGTGGCCAAGATTTCCGGCAAGGAGGGACTCACCTTCTCCGGAAAGGCGATTATTTATGAATCAGAGGAAGCGGCCCAGAAGGGCATCCTCGACAAGACGGTCCAGGCCGGGCATGTCGTGGTCATTCGCAACGAAGGTCCCGTCGGCGGGCCAGGCATGCGCGAGATGTTGGGCCCCACAAGCGCCATCATGGGACGCGGGCTTGGCAAGGAAGTCGCCCTGATCACCGACGGCCGTTTTTCCGGCGGAAGCCATGGTTTTGTTATCGGGCACATCACGCCTGAGGCCGCTGTCGGTGGCCCAATCGGCATTATCAAGGATGGCGATGAGATCACCATCGATGCCAATTCAAACGAGATCAATGTGATCCTCCCGGAAGGTGAGCTGGAAAAGCGACTGGAAGCCTACAAGGCCCCCGGTTGTCCCGAAAAGCGCGGCGTTCTCGCCAAATACGCCGCAACAGTTGCCTCGGCTTCCGAGGGAGCGGTCACTGACAAGTACTTGTCCAAATAA
- a CDS encoding cytochrome c oxidase subunit 3 has translation MSDHASHADPLEALKETSTGVENKKMAMWAFLASDCMFFGTLISTHLIYRKIYPGVEDPTDIFSIELTGFSSFILLMSSFLMALTVSAAHKRNIPSMRGFLMGTVLFGMIFLGGQVYEFNHFVHEKGLTLSSTVFGSTFYTLTGTHGVHVALGVLWLSMWFFATLPKRFGDFAKERNLFQQLAIFWVSPVIVMIALYFLHHDYSAYLYSAAAWVALFPILLVVTTPLRGRYKRENALDVEVAGLYWHFVDIVWIIIFTAVYLVEYL, from the coding sequence ATGTCAGATCACGCATCACACGCCGATCCGCTTGAAGCACTGAAAGAGACCAGCACGGGGGTCGAGAACAAGAAAATGGCCATGTGGGCCTTTCTCGCCTCGGATTGCATGTTCTTCGGGACGCTCATCAGTACCCATTTGATTTATCGCAAGATTTATCCGGGAGTGGAAGACCCCACGGATATTTTCAGTATCGAGCTGACCGGGTTCAGTTCCTTCATCCTGCTCATGAGTTCATTCCTCATGGCGCTGACCGTGTCGGCGGCCCACAAGAGAAACATCCCCAGCATGCGTGGCTTCCTGATGGGAACCGTCCTCTTCGGGATGATCTTCCTCGGTGGTCAGGTCTATGAGTTCAATCACTTCGTTCACGAGAAGGGATTGACCCTGAGCAGCACGGTTTTTGGATCGACCTTCTACACCCTGACAGGAACGCACGGTGTGCACGTTGCCCTTGGTGTTCTCTGGCTCAGTATGTGGTTTTTCGCTACACTGCCCAAGCGCTTTGGTGACTTTGCAAAGGAGAGAAATCTCTTCCAGCAGTTGGCGATCTTCTGGGTATCCCCGGTCATTGTGATGATCGCGCTTTATTTCCTGCATCATGACTATTCGGCATACCTTTACTCGGCAGCCGCGTGGGTCGCTCTTTTCCCGATCTTGTTGGTTGTGACAACCCCTCTGCGCGGGCGTTACAAGCGTGAGAACGCGCTGGATGTCGAAGTAGCTGGTTTGTACTGGCACTTTGTCGACATTGTCTGGATCATCATTTTCACTGCTGTTTATCTCGTTGAGTACCTTTAA
- a CDS encoding Ppx/GppA phosphatase family protein, which yields MKPRVAVIDIGSNSIKSLVAERDGGTFGLRALHEKTLEVRISQGIGGNPPMLHAERIEAGVEAVRELWDDCQDNGPLGGLRIVATSAVRSAGNGQLFTGAIEALTGISPQVLTGAEEADAIALGVRTDPSIEDHLNDFTVFDLGGGSLELIRFEHHGVTDRTSLPLGAVRLTEQFFSDPSQPIPKIEQVKLYQFIHEHILASGVEVRAPLVGCSGGLAALRNVVAARAEAHHPDPSYFPRKLIESMAIEFAGMDLTRRMAVEGLPTRRADIFPAAMIVFKVLLEMAQADGIRHSLHNLRYGLALMMLRGIEAA from the coding sequence ATGAAGCCACGGGTTGCGGTCATTGATATTGGCAGCAATTCCATCAAGTCCCTGGTGGCTGAGCGGGATGGAGGCACATTCGGCCTGCGGGCCCTGCATGAAAAGACCTTGGAGGTGCGGATCAGCCAGGGCATTGGCGGCAATCCACCCATGCTCCATGCCGAGCGCATTGAAGCAGGCGTGGAAGCCGTGCGCGAATTGTGGGATGATTGCCAGGACAACGGACCATTGGGCGGGTTGCGTATCGTAGCAACAAGTGCCGTCCGCTCGGCTGGCAACGGCCAACTTTTCACCGGGGCCATTGAGGCGCTCACCGGAATAAGTCCCCAGGTCCTGACCGGGGCAGAAGAAGCCGATGCCATTGCCCTTGGAGTGAGGACAGATCCTTCCATCGAAGACCACTTGAACGACTTCACGGTCTTTGATCTGGGTGGAGGGAGCCTCGAATTGATTCGCTTTGAGCATCACGGCGTCACCGACAGGACAAGCCTGCCTCTCGGGGCAGTCCGGCTGACAGAGCAGTTCTTTTCGGACCCCTCGCAACCCATTCCAAAGATTGAGCAAGTGAAACTCTATCAATTTATCCATGAGCATATCCTGGCTTCGGGGGTTGAAGTCAGGGCCCCATTGGTTGGGTGTAGTGGCGGGCTGGCTGCGTTGCGCAATGTCGTGGCGGCCAGGGCAGAGGCTCACCATCCTGATCCGAGCTACTTCCCCCGGAAACTGATTGAATCCATGGCCATCGAGTTTGCCGGGATGGACCTGACCAGGCGGATGGCCGTTGAGGGCTTGCCCACCCGACGCGCAGACATCTTTCCAGCAGCCATGATCGTTTTCAAGGTGTTGCTGGAGATGGCACAGGCCGACGGTATCCGCCATTCACTACACAATCTGCGCTATGGGCTGGCGCTGATGATGCTACGCGGCATAGAGGCCGCGTGA
- a CDS encoding cytochrome C oxidase subunit IV family protein, with translation MSHATTENPEPSFDPHLQEEHAKYFTFFNVAMAMILITAIEIVIIYLPVHKLLVFFSLGILSLVKFLAVIWWFMHLRWDRALCTILFMIGLFIATGTVTALLFLFEVDPAGSPL, from the coding sequence ATGTCACACGCAACCACTGAAAATCCTGAACCCTCCTTCGATCCGCATCTCCAGGAAGAGCACGCAAAATACTTCACATTCTTCAATGTGGCGATGGCGATGATCCTCATCACGGCGATTGAGATTGTCATCATTTACCTCCCGGTCCACAAGCTCCTCGTTTTCTTTTCCCTTGGGATTCTATCCCTGGTCAAGTTCCTTGCAGTGATCTGGTGGTTCATGCACCTGCGCTGGGATCGCGCCCTCTGCACCATCCTGTTCATGATCGGGCTGTTTATCGCCACAGGGACGGTGACGGCGTTGCTCTTCCTCTTCGAGGTGGATCCAGCTGGTTCACCGCTTTAG
- a CDS encoding cytochrome c oxidase assembly protein, which produces MVEWVHWHTEPALLIGILLVTWAYLVLVGPLRDKINPQAAYPKAELTWFLAGVLSFYIAVGSPLDAMGEGFLFSAHMVQHNILMYVTAVLTVLSIPGWFIDGLLGKSATALRLFRFLLHPLTAGVAFTFTFCVWHFPVLYEAALHDKVLHMVEHLTMFGTSVMMLWPVLNKSTLIPRMNWGTQILFIFLLMVAQIPLFGILTFSTEILYPTYELAPRISFLDPMSDQVLGGLLMKVANMVISLWLIGRAFYMWNREQENGSASRGLYAA; this is translated from the coding sequence ATGGTCGAGTGGGTACATTGGCATACCGAGCCGGCATTGCTGATTGGTATCCTGTTGGTGACCTGGGCTTACCTTGTACTGGTAGGTCCGCTACGTGACAAGATTAATCCCCAAGCAGCCTATCCGAAGGCTGAACTGACATGGTTCCTTGCCGGTGTCCTCAGCTTCTACATTGCTGTTGGATCACCGCTGGATGCGATGGGAGAAGGCTTTCTCTTCAGCGCGCACATGGTTCAGCACAACATTCTCATGTATGTGACAGCGGTTTTGACCGTGCTGTCCATTCCCGGCTGGTTCATTGATGGATTGCTCGGGAAATCCGCCACTGCCCTGCGCCTTTTCCGTTTTCTCCTTCACCCGTTGACTGCCGGAGTGGCCTTTACCTTCACCTTCTGTGTGTGGCATTTCCCCGTCCTGTACGAAGCTGCGCTGCATGACAAAGTCCTGCACATGGTTGAGCACCTGACCATGTTCGGGACCTCCGTGATGATGCTCTGGCCGGTTCTCAACAAGTCCACCCTGATTCCGCGAATGAACTGGGGCACGCAGATCCTTTTTATCTTTTTGCTCATGGTCGCGCAAATACCGCTCTTTGGAATACTCACTTTCTCCACGGAAATCCTTTACCCGACCTATGAGCTGGCTCCGCGCATCAGCTTTCTTGATCCCATGTCGGATCAGGTCCTCGGGGGCCTGTTGATGAAAGTGGCCAATATGGTGATCAGCCTGTGGCTGATCGGGCGCGCCTTTTACATGTGGAACCGGGAACAGGAAAACGGTTCGGCCTCACGCGGCCTCTATGCCGCGTAG
- a CDS encoding DUF167 domain-containing protein has product MSRRISVRVIPNAGRDQVVGLHDGVLKIKLQAVPEDGKANKALCELLAKHFGCLKRKVTIVAGEKSRNKVIEVPGEISLL; this is encoded by the coding sequence ATGTCCCGTCGGATCAGCGTGCGGGTCATTCCGAATGCCGGTCGCGATCAGGTGGTCGGGCTCCATGACGGTGTACTGAAAATCAAACTACAAGCGGTTCCAGAAGACGGAAAGGCCAACAAAGCGCTATGTGAGCTGCTGGCAAAGCACTTTGGCTGTCTTAAGCGTAAAGTGACTATTGTCGCCGGCGAAAAGAGCCGGAACAAAGTAATCGAGGTTCCCGGGGAAATTTCCCTGTTATGA
- the rsmI gene encoding 16S rRNA (cytidine(1402)-2'-O)-methyltransferase, which translates to MSSGEELPAGLYLIATPIGNLGDVSQRAIKTMSDVNRLYAEDTRHSRKLLNHLGIDRGLLACHEHNEAALTEEICRMISNGDSCGLISDAGTPGISDPGFRLVRACRKAGLPVIPIPGASAVVTALSVSGLPTDSFLFVGFLPPKRAARLRHFEENKEVQTTLVYFESTHRIEKFITDAETVFGPDRVICIARELTKHHETVLTGPLQEVASRFAKGSSKGEYVVMVAKEGYTL; encoded by the coding sequence ATGTCATCAGGTGAAGAGCTCCCTGCCGGTCTCTACCTGATCGCCACTCCGATCGGGAACCTCGGTGACGTGAGTCAACGAGCCATCAAGACGATGAGCGATGTGAACAGGCTCTATGCAGAGGATACACGCCATTCGCGAAAGTTGCTCAATCATCTCGGGATAGACCGGGGACTTCTCGCCTGCCATGAACACAACGAGGCAGCACTCACCGAGGAGATCTGCCGCATGATCAGCAATGGGGATAGCTGTGGGCTCATCAGCGACGCGGGCACGCCGGGAATAAGCGATCCGGGATTCCGGCTTGTGCGGGCCTGCCGGAAGGCCGGTTTGCCAGTCATCCCGATTCCGGGGGCCAGCGCGGTTGTGACGGCCTTGTCCGTGTCAGGATTGCCAACCGACAGTTTTCTCTTTGTCGGGTTTCTCCCACCTAAGCGAGCAGCCCGGTTGCGCCACTTTGAAGAAAACAAGGAGGTGCAAACGACCTTGGTCTATTTTGAATCAACCCACCGGATCGAAAAATTCATCACGGATGCGGAGACGGTCTTTGGGCCCGACCGGGTGATCTGTATCGCCCGCGAGCTGACCAAGCATCATGAGACAGTATTGACAGGGCCACTACAGGAAGTCGCGTCACGCTTTGCCAAGGGATCCTCCAAAGGCGAATATGTGGTCATGGTGGCAAAAGAGGGCTACACCCTATGA
- the scpB gene encoding SMC-Scp complex subunit ScpB, protein MIAHCPFWNMEFDLKKTLLTLLHSTNEPLSIKDVQAVITRYHERAEQYLEDQEESADGPGQADEDGQEVMRDLLDQVPSLLTSAQIRDAMDSIADDLKESDEVFRLREGPNGYRLAVSPRYADWVRLLRDEPRPQRLSPAAMETLAIVAYRQPVTRSEIEAIRGVSADSALNKLMERELVFVIGRAELPGRPLQYGTTDGFLEFCGLKSLEELPSSDVLSPNQITEWIRSATMPEEQISDKEMGLAEVEQE, encoded by the coding sequence ATGATCGCACATTGTCCCTTTTGGAATATGGAATTTGACCTGAAAAAGACCTTGCTGACCCTTCTGCACTCCACCAACGAGCCGCTCTCGATCAAGGATGTGCAGGCTGTGATCACGCGCTACCATGAGCGCGCTGAACAGTATTTGGAAGATCAGGAGGAATCGGCCGATGGCCCGGGACAGGCTGATGAGGACGGGCAGGAAGTGATGCGCGACCTGCTGGACCAGGTTCCCTCCCTGCTGACCTCTGCCCAGATCCGGGACGCAATGGACTCCATCGCTGACGACCTGAAGGAATCGGACGAAGTATTCCGGCTCAGGGAGGGCCCCAATGGGTACCGGCTCGCGGTTTCCCCTCGCTATGCCGACTGGGTCCGCTTGCTCCGTGATGAGCCGCGCCCGCAACGGCTCAGCCCGGCCGCCATGGAAACCCTGGCGATTGTGGCTTACCGACAACCGGTGACCCGTTCAGAGATTGAGGCAATTCGCGGGGTATCCGCCGATAGCGCCTTGAACAAGTTAATGGAGCGGGAGTTGGTCTTTGTGATTGGGCGGGCAGAATTGCCAGGGCGCCCTCTGCAATATGGAACCACGGACGGATTTCTTGAATTCTGCGGATTGAAGAGCCTTGAGGAACTGCCCTCAAGCGATGTTCTTTCCCCGAACCAGATTACCGAATGGATTCGTTCGGCCACAATGCCGGAGGAGCAGATTTCCGACAAGGAAATGGGCCTTGCCGAAGTCGAACAGGAGTAA
- a CDS encoding CvfB family protein, translated as MSSQEQKIKIGKVSRLRVVTALDFGLYLDGGEELGEILLPLRYVPEGCDVDDWVEVFLYLDSEDRLIATTETPYAMVNELACLRVVDTTPSGAFLDWGLSKDLLVPFREQRERMVRDRFYIVYIYFDTASERLVATSKVHKYINVKASNYSPGDEVKLIIGNEFDLGYNVIIDKRFVGVVFRNEVFQTLEPGQHITGYIKAQRPDGKIDVELQRSGNYDPRELWEQVISELEKNDGFLPFNDATPPEEIYERFKVSKRAYKKAIGGLYKRRLITIEDGGIRKAVVPPSSGL; from the coding sequence ATGAGCAGCCAGGAACAGAAAATCAAAATCGGGAAAGTCAGCAGGCTTCGTGTCGTCACCGCTCTCGATTTCGGGCTCTATCTCGATGGAGGTGAGGAGCTTGGGGAGATTCTCCTTCCACTACGCTACGTCCCCGAGGGCTGCGATGTCGATGACTGGGTGGAAGTCTTCCTTTACCTCGATTCCGAGGACCGCCTCATTGCCACCACGGAGACGCCTTACGCAATGGTCAATGAACTGGCCTGTCTGCGGGTTGTCGACACGACGCCCAGTGGGGCCTTCCTTGATTGGGGCCTTTCCAAAGACCTTCTGGTCCCCTTTCGCGAGCAACGGGAGCGCATGGTGCGCGATAGATTCTACATTGTTTACATCTATTTTGATACCGCCAGCGAACGCCTTGTCGCGACCTCAAAGGTCCACAAGTACATCAATGTAAAGGCCAGCAATTACTCCCCGGGTGACGAGGTGAAATTGATTATCGGGAATGAATTTGATCTCGGATACAATGTCATCATCGACAAGCGCTTTGTCGGCGTTGTTTTCCGCAATGAGGTGTTCCAGACCCTCGAACCGGGACAGCACATCACCGGCTACATCAAGGCACAGCGCCCGGACGGCAAAATTGATGTCGAGCTGCAGCGCTCGGGCAATTACGATCCGCGCGAACTCTGGGAACAGGTCATTTCCGAACTGGAAAAGAACGACGGCTTTCTGCCATTCAACGACGCCACCCCGCCCGAGGAAATCTACGAGCGCTTCAAGGTGAGCAAACGGGCCTACAAAAAGGCCATTGGCGGACTCTACAAGCGCCGCCTCATCACCATCGAGGATGGGGGAATCCGGAAAGCTGTAGTTCCGCCTTCGAGCGGTCTTTGA